In Aquimarina spinulae, a single window of DNA contains:
- a CDS encoding DUF2271 domain-containing protein, translating into MKKIVTFRLFPIIAFAIFTVFGFKSTTDSSPYKCMIQMTNYTGEGAYIVISLLDPNGNYEKTLFVQGDDEEWYHDITDWWKFYGKKRQDIDAITGATVSGGGRSINIIEIENDKIDSGYKIRFETAVEDQEYYKDDVEFELTSETVKSKIEGKGFIRYIRMMPQ; encoded by the coding sequence ATGAAAAAAATAGTAACATTTAGACTGTTTCCGATAATAGCATTTGCCATTTTTACAGTATTTGGGTTTAAAAGTACTACAGATAGTAGTCCTTATAAATGCATGATACAAATGACAAATTACACGGGAGAAGGTGCATATATAGTTATTTCTTTATTAGACCCGAACGGAAACTACGAAAAAACACTATTTGTACAAGGTGATGATGAAGAATGGTATCATGATATTACAGATTGGTGGAAATTCTATGGAAAAAAACGTCAAGACATTGATGCGATCACAGGAGCAACTGTAAGTGGCGGTGGACGATCTATCAATATTATTGAAATTGAAAACGATAAGATAGACTCTGGCTATAAAATACGTTTTGAAACCGCTGTAGAAGATCAAGAGTATTATAAAGATGATGTAGAGTTTGAGTTAACATCGGAAACTGTAAAAAGTAAAATTGAAGGAAAAGGATTTATACGATATATTCGTATGATGCCACAATAA
- a CDS encoding ankyrin repeat domain-containing protein gives MKTIKLVTAFLLFVNVLQAQTKNVFLEREFWKTNPSIEVIDQKITEGNDATALNKNGFDAVVYAILGNADNAIIKHLLSKKGNDVNKLTHDKRTYVFWAAYKGNLELVKHLINNNARLDLKDSHNFSPLTFAAVAGQTNTEIYDVFIKNGIDVKSDLDEKGANALLLLIGHLKDFELVDYFASKGLNLDSVDNHGNGAFNYTAYKGNKTMLELLIKKGLPYKNPSANGDNAILAATIGSRSGYNPLSFIKYLEGLGINPNITNKDGITPLHNIAYGNKDLNTFNYFLDKGVNSNQKDDKGNTPLLNASHNNTLEVIKLLVKKTNDINTTNKDEHSALTNAIKNNTIDVVDFLISQKADVNVIDSKGNNLVYYTLKSYNPNKVDQFKKKIAALTKKGFDIAKPQKNGNTLYHLAIEKNDLELLKMIPDYNIDINAKNKEGITVLHKAAMSAKNNKILAYLLSIGADKTIKTDFEESAFDLASENEVLKGNNVDLNFLK, from the coding sequence ATGAAAACAATAAAATTAGTAACCGCATTTCTTTTGTTTGTAAATGTTTTACAGGCTCAGACAAAAAATGTTTTTTTAGAAAGAGAATTCTGGAAAACTAACCCTTCAATAGAAGTTATAGATCAGAAAATAACAGAAGGTAATGATGCAACGGCATTAAATAAAAATGGATTCGATGCTGTAGTATATGCTATTTTGGGAAACGCAGATAATGCAATAATAAAACACTTACTATCTAAAAAAGGGAATGATGTTAATAAGTTAACCCATGATAAAAGAACCTATGTGTTTTGGGCAGCTTATAAAGGAAATCTTGAATTGGTAAAACATCTCATTAATAATAATGCCAGATTAGATTTAAAAGATTCACACAATTTTTCACCATTAACTTTTGCTGCTGTCGCAGGACAAACTAATACAGAAATCTACGATGTATTTATAAAAAACGGGATTGATGTTAAAAGTGATTTAGATGAAAAAGGAGCCAATGCTTTATTACTATTAATTGGTCATTTAAAAGATTTTGAACTTGTAGATTATTTTGCAAGCAAAGGGCTTAACCTTGATAGCGTAGACAACCATGGAAACGGAGCTTTTAACTATACAGCTTATAAGGGCAACAAAACCATGTTGGAGTTATTAATAAAAAAGGGATTGCCATATAAAAATCCAAGTGCCAACGGGGATAACGCTATTTTGGCAGCTACTATAGGCTCACGTAGCGGTTATAATCCATTGAGTTTTATCAAGTACTTAGAAGGTTTAGGCATTAACCCGAACATTACTAATAAAGATGGAATAACACCACTGCATAACATCGCTTATGGTAATAAAGACTTAAACACATTCAACTACTTTTTAGATAAAGGGGTAAATAGTAATCAAAAGGATGATAAAGGTAATACTCCTTTGTTAAATGCATCTCATAACAATACCTTAGAGGTAATAAAATTATTGGTAAAAAAGACAAATGATATAAATACCACTAATAAAGATGAGCATTCTGCATTAACCAATGCAATAAAAAACAACACAATAGATGTGGTTGATTTTTTAATTAGTCAAAAAGCCGATGTAAATGTAATCGATTCTAAAGGAAATAATTTGGTGTACTACACACTAAAATCGTATAATCCCAACAAGGTTGATCAATTCAAAAAGAAAATAGCCGCTTTGACTAAAAAAGGATTTGATATTGCCAAGCCTCAAAAAAACGGAAATACATTATATCATTTAGCCATAGAGAAAAACGACCTGGAATTATTAAAAATGATTCCTGATTATAATATCGATATCAATGCTAAGAATAAAGAGGGAATTACAGTCTTACATAAAGCAGCAATGAGTGCTAAGAATAATAAAATCTTAGCCTATTTATTATCGATTGGAGCCGATAAGACTATTAAAACTGATTTTGAAGAATCTGCATTTGATTTGGCAAGTGAAAATGAAGTATTAAAGGGAAACAACGTAGATTTAAATTTTTTAAAATAA
- a CDS encoding DUF6607 family protein: protein MKRLTLSSLLLLVVVCTITAQDKKKQDKNAIKKMCGCYEVTFNFAETFQYSNDSLYKPSKTKIAKGLEWAQLVEEDKNKISIQHLLQVGDPSKPHIVKHWRQDWIFQNTDFYMFNGNNSWNYESKPKSDVKGQWTQKVYQVDDSPRYEGSATWVHVDGKSFWENTTDAPLPRREYTKRSDYNVTVRGNRHEITKNGWIHDQNNDKVIREAGKADVILAKEKGFNTYVKVDDNKCKAAANWWKENNQKWALVRNKWEKVYGRNANLVLEAKVDNKPLYKHLFSDEYTKEQDINKVIESFVVQ, encoded by the coding sequence ATGAAACGATTAACACTTTCATCACTTTTACTATTAGTTGTAGTATGTACGATAACTGCACAGGATAAAAAAAAACAAGATAAAAATGCTATAAAAAAAATGTGCGGTTGCTATGAAGTAACCTTCAATTTTGCAGAAACTTTTCAATATAGCAATGATTCTCTTTATAAGCCTTCAAAAACAAAAATTGCCAAAGGGTTAGAATGGGCTCAATTGGTTGAGGAGGATAAAAACAAGATTTCTATTCAGCATCTATTACAAGTAGGTGATCCTTCAAAACCTCATATTGTAAAACATTGGAGACAAGATTGGATATTTCAAAACACAGATTTCTATATGTTCAACGGTAATAATTCCTGGAATTATGAAAGTAAACCTAAATCTGATGTAAAAGGGCAATGGACTCAAAAAGTATATCAGGTAGACGATAGTCCTCGTTATGAAGGCTCTGCAACCTGGGTACATGTAGATGGAAAAAGTTTTTGGGAAAACACAACAGATGCCCCACTACCAAGACGAGAGTATACTAAAAGAAGTGATTACAATGTAACTGTTAGAGGAAACAGACATGAGATTACCAAAAATGGTTGGATACACGATCAAAACAATGATAAAGTAATACGTGAAGCAGGTAAAGCTGATGTTATTTTGGCTAAGGAAAAAGGATTTAATACATATGTAAAAGTAGATGACAATAAATGCAAAGCTGCTGCAAACTGGTGGAAAGAAAACAACCAAAAATGGGCTTTAGTTCGTAATAAATGGGAAAAAGTTTATGGTAGAAACGCCAATTTAGTATTAGAAGCCAAAGTAGATAACAAACCACTATATAAACATCTATTTTCTGATGAATACACAAAAGAACAAGATATTAATAAAGTCATTGAATCTTTTGTAGTTCAATAA
- a CDS encoding tyrosine-type recombinase/integrase, which translates to MLKINEKHKKYDLCMTFWLSLFVIFGLNIHIMATIKVLLHPKSDGLGGKIFRVAIRVTKDRKQNYLYLTNLNSIDEWDDQARVVTSENPKHHQLNRLIRKKFDSIEDLILEYEATKKSFTARQIIDEIKGVTETVTFFQVADEHVKNLRKAKKHNRAISDNSKVNSFLEFTGNENLTFNEIDETLLNRFKYHLQAKETVSERSIMNILILIRLLYNRAIKMGVVDRKYYPFGTDKIRIKLPETLKIGLDESEIRRIENLDLQEGTTIAHTRNVFLFSFYLAGIRIADVLKMKWSDIKQDRLYYKMGKNNKVVSIKLPEKVISILEIYRKDQKKGNDYIFPELKNANAKDARDMYAKIKTATKKFNNNLSDIAELAEIDKKITNHIARHSFGNIAGDKVPLQMLQKLYRHGHLTTTIGYQGNFIHKDTDDALEKILNF; encoded by the coding sequence ATGTTAAAAATCAACGAAAAACACAAAAAGTATGACCTATGTATGACCTTTTGGTTGAGTTTATTCGTTATATTTGGACTCAATATTCATATTATGGCAACAATTAAAGTACTACTACATCCCAAAAGTGATGGCTTGGGAGGTAAGATATTTAGAGTAGCAATTAGAGTAACTAAAGATCGCAAACAGAATTATTTATACTTGACTAACCTAAATAGTATTGATGAGTGGGATGATCAAGCAAGGGTAGTAACAAGTGAAAATCCGAAACATCATCAATTAAATAGACTTATCAGGAAAAAGTTTGATTCAATAGAGGATCTTATATTAGAGTATGAGGCAACTAAAAAATCATTTACAGCTAGACAAATTATTGATGAGATTAAAGGGGTTACTGAAACTGTAACTTTTTTTCAGGTTGCTGATGAACATGTTAAAAATTTAAGAAAGGCTAAAAAGCACAATCGAGCAATTTCAGACAACAGCAAAGTAAACAGCTTTTTGGAATTTACAGGAAATGAAAATTTAACTTTTAATGAAATCGATGAGACTTTATTAAACCGTTTTAAGTATCATTTACAGGCTAAAGAAACTGTTAGTGAAAGGTCAATAATGAATATTTTGATATTGATTCGATTACTTTATAATAGAGCTATTAAAATGGGAGTTGTAGATAGAAAGTATTATCCATTTGGAACCGATAAAATTAGAATAAAACTTCCTGAGACTTTAAAAATAGGATTAGATGAGTCTGAAATACGAAGAATTGAAAATCTTGATTTACAAGAAGGAACAACCATAGCACATACTAGAAATGTATTTCTTTTTTCGTTTTATCTTGCTGGAATACGAATAGCAGATGTTTTAAAAATGAAATGGAGTGATATAAAACAAGATAGGCTGTATTATAAAATGGGCAAAAACAATAAAGTGGTTTCGATTAAATTGCCAGAAAAAGTTATTTCTATTTTAGAAATTTATAGGAAAGATCAGAAAAAGGGTAACGACTATATTTTTCCTGAATTGAAAAATGCAAATGCCAAAGATGCAAGAGATATGTATGCAAAAATAAAAACAGCAACTAAAAAGTTTAATAATAATCTTTCTGATATAGCTGAATTGGCCGAGATTGATAAAAAAATAACGAATCATATTGCAAGGCATAGTTTCGGTAATATAGCTGGGGATAAAGTGCCTCTGCAAATGCTGCAAAAGTTATATAGGCATGGACATTTAACAACAACTATTGGGTATCAAGGAAATTTTATTCATAAAGATACAGATGATGCCTTAGAAAAGATCTTAAACTTTTAG
- a CDS encoding TonB-dependent receptor, whose amino-acid sequence MSVFKKLPLLLLLCSLNLMYSQATIQGVVKSESDEAIPYANVFIQGTSLGVQAQEDGTFTITNVPFATHEIVASAVGYNELSQKTAISGDISGLVFVLQNDTQLEEVELFGSRNKRAEKLETLTRLPLQPNEQLQSISVLSHKLIDQQNALTLSEVTKNVAGVYTFATYGNIRESMSLRGYRGIPLLKNGVRINSDFRGVGVITDMAGVDNIQVLKGISAISQGLGGDLGSVGGVINVVTKTPKFYSGGEVSLRLGNFGKVRPTFDFYGPLDKKETIAFRVAGSYDRADSYRVKVNSERFYINPSLAWKPDEKTSIVLEMDYMDDSTTPDQGTINLGDYATNNILKLSNDKFLGFESDRNNSVNTTYAVRFEREINDDLSIKAGYFASDLETYAETSYAFQGGGRTGLPELPNTQRYREYYAQGRSDKNSVLQIDLVGKDIKTGFLTHTFQVGVDYRNTTFDNTAYTANYPDNDNDPDNDPPTYIDIIDVTQPINNILPNGVTVTPNPARATGSKTKSYGFTVQDKISVTKWADLFLGLRYTTLERTKGNFIGRSLTGAKRDDAFNPLVGLNIKPTENIIIFGSYASSSNPMTSFYRDVNGKELGTERWDQFETGIKSVWLNKALRFNVTYFSTYSKNLNLQAIDPAGNFLGYYLQGGEDTRNGVEIELIGRVLPNLEIIGGYSYLDAKYKNHASYYFNSSPINTPRHTANFWVRYNFKKYVKGLSLGAGAYYLGERPHNVWSRNYTHTGVVPGVRPFDLKAYTTVNVQASYKFNSKLSLDVFGNNVFNEIGYNAYRTVYLNRIQPASFGTVLRYKF is encoded by the coding sequence ATGTCAGTCTTTAAAAAATTACCCCTATTACTACTTCTATGTAGCTTAAATTTGATGTATAGTCAAGCCACTATACAAGGCGTTGTAAAAAGTGAATCTGATGAGGCGATTCCTTATGCAAATGTATTCATTCAAGGAACCAGTCTAGGTGTACAAGCACAAGAAGATGGTACTTTTACGATTACCAATGTTCCTTTTGCCACTCATGAGATAGTAGCTAGTGCTGTTGGATATAATGAACTTAGTCAAAAGACAGCTATATCAGGTGATATATCAGGTCTTGTTTTTGTATTGCAAAATGATACTCAGCTAGAAGAAGTTGAACTTTTTGGCTCTAGAAATAAAAGAGCAGAAAAATTAGAAACACTCACCAGACTACCTTTACAGCCCAATGAGCAGTTACAGAGTATATCTGTACTGTCTCATAAACTTATTGATCAACAAAATGCATTAACGCTAAGCGAGGTTACCAAAAATGTTGCTGGTGTTTATACATTTGCTACATACGGAAATATAAGAGAAAGTATGTCTTTAAGAGGATATAGAGGTATTCCTTTATTAAAAAATGGAGTTAGAATCAATTCAGATTTCAGAGGAGTTGGTGTTATTACCGATATGGCAGGTGTTGATAATATTCAGGTATTAAAAGGGATTTCTGCAATTAGTCAAGGTTTAGGAGGTGATTTGGGTTCTGTAGGAGGAGTCATAAATGTTGTAACCAAAACTCCTAAATTTTATAGCGGAGGTGAAGTAAGTTTAAGACTTGGCAATTTCGGCAAAGTACGCCCCACATTTGATTTTTATGGTCCTTTAGATAAAAAGGAAACCATTGCTTTTAGAGTAGCAGGTTCTTACGATAGAGCAGATAGTTATAGAGTAAAAGTGAATTCGGAGCGTTTTTATATAAACCCTTCCCTTGCATGGAAACCCGATGAAAAAACCTCTATCGTTCTCGAAATGGATTATATGGATGATAGTACAACTCCAGACCAAGGGACCATTAATTTAGGAGATTACGCAACAAACAATATTTTAAAATTGTCAAATGATAAGTTTTTAGGTTTCGAATCTGATAGAAATAATTCTGTAAACACCACTTATGCAGTACGTTTTGAGCGAGAAATAAATGATGACCTAAGCATAAAAGCGGGGTATTTTGCTTCTGATTTAGAAACATATGCAGAGACTTCTTATGCTTTTCAGGGAGGCGGAAGAACTGGATTACCAGAGCTACCTAACACACAGAGATATCGAGAGTATTATGCTCAGGGAAGGAGTGATAAAAATAGTGTTTTACAAATAGATTTGGTTGGTAAAGACATTAAAACAGGTTTTTTAACACATACATTTCAGGTAGGAGTAGATTACAGAAATACTACTTTTGATAATACGGCTTATACGGCTAACTACCCAGACAATGATAACGACCCAGATAATGATCCTCCTACGTATATAGATATCATCGATGTCACTCAACCTATCAATAATATTTTACCTAATGGTGTTACGGTAACACCAAACCCTGCAAGAGCTACAGGATCTAAAACAAAGTCATATGGATTTACTGTCCAGGATAAAATTTCTGTTACCAAATGGGCTGATCTCTTTTTAGGATTGCGATATACCACATTAGAAAGAACTAAAGGTAATTTTATAGGAAGAAGTTTGACCGGAGCAAAACGCGATGATGCCTTTAATCCTTTAGTAGGATTAAATATCAAACCTACAGAAAATATTATTATTTTTGGCTCCTATGCCAGTAGCTCTAACCCTATGACTTCTTTTTACCGGGATGTTAATGGTAAAGAGTTAGGCACAGAACGTTGGGATCAATTTGAAACAGGTATTAAATCGGTATGGTTAAATAAGGCTTTACGTTTTAACGTAACCTATTTTTCGACTTATAGTAAAAACTTAAACTTGCAAGCAATTGACCCAGCAGGTAATTTCTTAGGATATTATTTACAAGGAGGAGAAGATACCAGAAATGGTGTTGAAATAGAATTAATAGGTAGAGTATTGCCTAATTTAGAAATAATAGGAGGGTATTCTTACTTAGATGCCAAATATAAAAATCATGCATCTTATTATTTTAATTCTAGTCCTATAAATACACCTAGGCATACGGCAAATTTTTGGGTACGTTACAACTTCAAAAAATATGTAAAAGGTCTGTCTTTAGGTGCAGGAGCTTATTATCTGGGAGAACGCCCACATAATGTATGGTCCAGAAATTACACACATACCGGAGTAGTTCCTGGTGTTAGGCCTTTTGATTTAAAAGCATATACTACGGTAAATGTACAAGCATCATATAAATTTAATAGTAAATTAAGTTTAGATGTTTTCGGAAATAATGTTTTTAATGAAATTGGATATAATGCATACCGTACAGTATATCTTAACAGGATTCAACCTGCTAGTTTTGGGACGGTATTGCGATATAAATTTTAA